The Mesotoga sp. UBA6090 genomic interval TGGGTAAGAAACAAGTACAAGAAAAGGAGAGGCCTCACAAAAGCGGGTAAATGGCTCCAAGCTCTTGCTCGCAGGGAGCCTCATCTATTTGTACACTGGACAATGGGGATATTCTATATGGCTGGATAATGGGAGCCGGATGAATCGAGAGGTTCAAGTCCGGTTCTGAGAGAGCCTGGGGGTGAAACCCCCCTGGGCTACTCACCGGTTGGTGGCCGGAAAGAGCAAAGGAACAGTTCCAAGCTGCAAGTTGTCAGTTGCAAGAATGCGAACCAAACTCACAATGCAAGAACTGGATTCTGAAACAAGTTCACGACGGGATGCGGCGTTTTCGACCATTACTCTCAATCGTGTTAAGAAGGGTGCCCAATCTGAGCTACAGGCTCTAAGCCTAAGAATGACGACTGGCTACTCCCTCTACCCTCATTCTATACTCTCTCTCTTATGACAATACACGAGAATGACGGAATTAAGAGTAGGGTATCGAGTACGGGGTCTGGGGTCTGGCGAACAGAAGCAACTGGCACATTAACAATTATAAGTGTTACTGATGAAATTATCCCGATAGTGGCTTTTCGAAGACTTCTTGTATCATTATCACGAAGAGGCTTTTCGGAAGTGCCTCGCTTCGTCATCCCGTAGAGCCTGCCCTGAAGTGCTCCTGTTAAGGGTTCCTATATGGGATCTGGTTCATGATCTCGATAACGGACAACGATAATCAATCTCGTCCTCTCGGTGAGCACAGCGAACTCTCGACAATGCTCTTTCTCGACTCGTCTTATTGAAGGATCGAGATGCTAAAACAATTTCAGATGACGGCATTTGTCGTTTTCTTACTCTAGGCAACTTGGAACAGACAACTTGCAACTGCTCTTCGAAGGACTGGTTCATGATCTGATGCGGTCAACGAAGGACGGCTCTTCAAAGCATGGCGCTGCATCTGAAGGGCTATGTTTGACTTTGGAATTTGACACCTTACTGTCTATAATAATGATGTGTCAAAATCTGTAAAAGGGGTGAAACTCATGAAAAAGGTTCTTGTAATCTTGACTATTGTTTCACTAGTGATTTCAGCGAGTCTATTCGCCGCCGAGATCAAGAGAGGAGGTACCCTTAGAATTACCTCGATCAAACAGGGGATTCTGATCGAGAACTTCAACCCCTTCTCGCCGAACACCAATGAGATGGCAATTGGTGGTTTCTACGAGACTCTCATATACTTCAACCCGATGACGGGAAGGATCATGAACTGGCTTGCAGAAAGCTATGACTGGTCCGACGACCTTCTGGAGCTGACTTTCAATCTGAGAGAGGGAGTTTTGTGGAATGACGGGATGCTCTTCACGGAGAAAGACGTTCTATTCACAGTCGGACTGGGGAAAGACAACAGGGCATTAGACGTCGCAAATCTCTGGTCAACGGGAGTCACCGGAGTTCGATCTGACGAGCCGATGACTGTGACTTTCACATTTTCATCTGTAGACACAACTATCATCCAGAGATTCTCGAGTCTCTTCATAGTTCCCGAGCACATCTGGTCGAAAGTCGATGATCCTCTAACCTGGATCGGCGAAGGAATTCCCGTAGGCACCGGACCATTTATTCTGAAGGAAGGCTCATTCAGCGAACAATCGTTTAGTGTGGTCAGAAATCCAAATTACTGGCAAATTGGTGAAGACGGCAAACCTCTTCCTTACATAGACGAAGTCCTGACACTAACTACAACCAACGAGCAGGTTTCTCTAAGACTCGCCAGGGGCGAATTCGACTGGGCGGGCTACTTTGTTGCCAATATCGATGAGGTATTCGTAAAGGCCGACCCCGAGCACTTCAAATACTGGCTCCCCGAAGGGAACCTGGTCTTCTTGAATCTTAACAATCTTAAGTGGCCATTCGATAGCTACAATTTGAGGGCGGCTATAGCCGCAGCGATAGACCCATTCGAGATAACCAGGATAATGGCCAGTGGAGCTGTCCCCGCCTCGTTAGCCGGTGTAAAGGCAAGTTACCTTAGGCTGGCCGAGAAGGGTCTCAGTGAATACGGCATAGAATACGATCCAGACTACGCAAGATATCTCATTGAAAATGAAGGCTACAAGCTTAATAGAAGTGGAATTTACGAGAAGGATGGCAAGGCTCTCTCACTGAATCTCTATGTGCCTACAGGCTGGACCGACTGGATAATGGGAGCCGAAGAGGTTGCAAGGCAACTGAAAGAGGTCGGAATCGAGGCTATCGTTACTCTCGCCGCTTGGCCTTCTCCTTACAAAGACATGATGTTCAACGGAAACTACGAAATACTTTTCGGAATCTCCGTCACTGGAACCAGCCCTTATTACCAGTTCGACAACTGGGTACATTCCAAGCATTGGGCGCCAATAGGAGAAAACGCGGGCAATTACTACGGAATGCGTTACAAAAACGACAAGATCGACGAACTGCTCGATAGTTATAAGAAGCAGACAGATCCACAAGCCCAGGATGAGATAATGGAAGAGGTTATAACGATCTTCCTGAGAGATCTTCCCTCCGTACCTATGTTCTTCAACCCCGTTTGGTTCGAGTACAGCACAAGGAATTTCGTTGGCTGGCCGAGTGCAGAGAACCCATACGCAGAGCCAAGACCGACCGGGATGGACAAGATGCCGATCTTGCTTTCTGTACACCTGAGGTAGTTTTTTTGTGCAACCTCGCGGGCGGCAGTTGCCCGCGAGGTTCATCCACATTCACGAGAGGGGGTAAGGAAGGCTGCTTCCCGCATAAGGAAGAAGCTTTCTGAACAGTATTGGCTTACTTCGCAAGAAAGATCGGACTGTTGCTATTTGCCCTGTTTGTTGCAATTACTCTTAATTTTTTCATTCCGAGAATGATGCCCGGTGATCCTGCACAGGATCTGATCGACAAGATGCAAGGTATTCCTCTGGAATCGCTCGAAGCAATTAGGGCTGCCTTTGGTGTCGATTCTACCGACCCGCTGCTTCTCCAATACGGAAAGTATCTTCTCAACCTCCTAAAGGGCGATCTGGGAATATCTATCTCCAGATTCCCGACTCCAGTTTGGAGAGTCTTGCAGGTCGCCGTTCCCTGGACCGTTGGGCTTATGGGTACGGCAACGATCATCAGTTTCTTTCTGGGCACAGTGATTGGAGTAGGCGTTGCATGGAAACGCAACACGAAACTCGCTTCCTTTACTGTCGGGCTCTTCATTTTCGTGCGTTCCTTCCCGTATTTTTGGCTCGGGTTGCTTCTTATATATTTTCTGGCTTTCAGACTGCCTGTATTTCCCCTAGGAAATGCCTATACGCCTCAGCTTCAGAGGGGAACAATGGAATTTTATCTTTCCGTTCTCAAGCACGCCATACTTCCGGCTCTGACTATCGTAATCTCGTCGATGGGCGCATGGATACTCACTATGAGGAACAACATGATCAACGTACTGGCCGAAGACTACATCACAGTTGCCGAAGCTAAGGGACTCCCACTGAGTAGGATAAAGACTCTCTACGCTGCAAAAAATGCCATACTGCCATCTATAACGGGTTTTGCGATGTCTCTGGGATTTGTCGTTGGAGGAGGTTTATTGACTGAAATGGTATTTGCCTACCCGGGAGTGGGACTGATGCTTTATCAGGCAGTTCAAAGCAAGGATTATCCTCTAATGCAGGCTATTTTCCTTTTCATCTCTGTGGCCGTTCTCGTCGCAAATTTCATCGCGGATATCGCTATTCTGATTCTCGATCCCCGTGTCCGGGACGGTGGCAGGTGATGTTAAGAGACACTTTTTCTCTCTTCGTAGAGAATCGAAAGGCCTTGTTCGGGCTTATGATACTCGTCTTTTTCTCCGGAGTTGCGATCTTCGCCCCGCTTATCGCTCCTTACGATCCAAAGACGAACAAGGTCGATGTCCTCAGGATAGTAGACGAAGAGATGGGCAGAACCACAACGGTTGAAAGGGAGCAGATCGATGAGTTCACAGAACGAAGAGTCTACACTCAGTCGATCACGACCACATATGAAAAAGTCACAACGAAACTCCCGCTAAATGCCAGGCCTTCAGGACAGCATTTGCTGGGGACGACAAAGGCCGGGCAGGATCTCTTCTCTCAGATGGTTTACGGGACGAGAATCACGCTTTCCGTAGGGCTTGTAACTGGACTGTTCACTACGGTTCTTGCCCTCACACTTGCGCTTGTAGCCGGATATTTCGGGGGCGTTGTGGATGACATCATATCTCTGTTTACGAACGTTTTCCTCGTTATCCCAAGTCTCCCCCTGATGATCGTCATTGCCGCATACATAACCGTAAAGGGAGTAATCCCGATAGTCCTTATACTTGGACTCACCAGCTGGCCCTGGCCTACGAGAATACTACGTTCTCAGGTCGTCAGTCTCAAGAACAGAGATTTCGTAAGAGTATCCAGAATTCTTGGTGAGAAACCGCTATACATAGTATTCAGGGAGATACTACCGAATATGATCTCACTGGTAATGGCGTCCTTCTTCACATCGACGATGGCAGCAATCATGGGAGAGGCTACCCTTGAGTTCTTGGGATTGGGCAATGTATCGATAGTGAGCTGGGGAACAATCCTTTACTGGGCCCAGAACAGCGGAGCTCTGCTGTCGGGAGCATGGTGGTGGTTCCTTCCTCCAGGTATCTGCATAGCCTTGATCGGCACTTCCTTTGCGCTCATGAACTTTGCCATCGACGAGATTTCAAATCCCAAGCTTAGAAAGAGATGATTCAGTTGGAAAGACTCGAGAAGACTCAATTACTTCAATGCAAGAATCTAGTAGCGGGTTACAGGATCAAAAGCGGCTTCGTCCACGCTGTGGACGACGTCTCATTTGACCTGGATAGAGGTGGCTTCCTCGGCATAGCGGGTGAATCGGGATGTGGAAAATCAACGCTGGCATATGCAATTATGCGGCTTCTCAAAGACAACGCTACAATCGAAGGCGGAAGCCTCTTGTTCAAAGGCATCGATCTAGTGGGACTTAGCGAAGAACAGATGAAGAAGATACGCTGGGTAGATATTTCGATGGCCTTTCAATCAGCCATGAATGCGCTCAATCCAGTTCTTTCAGTCGGTGAGCAGCTAACTGATGTTATACACGCTCACGAAGAAGTTACACAGTCCGACGCTCGCGAGAGGGCGATTGAAGTACTGAAACTGGTAGATATTTCCACGGACAGATTCAACTCTTACCCACATCAGCTTTCGGGTGGAATGAAACAGAGGGTCATGATAGCGATGGCCTTGATTCTGGACCCCGAGTTGATCATAATGGACGAGCCGACGACAGCGCTGGATGTTGTAGTGCAGCGAAC includes:
- a CDS encoding ABC transporter substrate-binding protein, coding for MKKVLVILTIVSLVISASLFAAEIKRGGTLRITSIKQGILIENFNPFSPNTNEMAIGGFYETLIYFNPMTGRIMNWLAESYDWSDDLLELTFNLREGVLWNDGMLFTEKDVLFTVGLGKDNRALDVANLWSTGVTGVRSDEPMTVTFTFSSVDTTIIQRFSSLFIVPEHIWSKVDDPLTWIGEGIPVGTGPFILKEGSFSEQSFSVVRNPNYWQIGEDGKPLPYIDEVLTLTTTNEQVSLRLARGEFDWAGYFVANIDEVFVKADPEHFKYWLPEGNLVFLNLNNLKWPFDSYNLRAAIAAAIDPFEITRIMASGAVPASLAGVKASYLRLAEKGLSEYGIEYDPDYARYLIENEGYKLNRSGIYEKDGKALSLNLYVPTGWTDWIMGAEEVARQLKEVGIEAIVTLAAWPSPYKDMMFNGNYEILFGISVTGTSPYYQFDNWVHSKHWAPIGENAGNYYGMRYKNDKIDELLDSYKKQTDPQAQDEIMEEVITIFLRDLPSVPMFFNPVWFEYSTRNFVGWPSAENPYAEPRPTGMDKMPILLSVHLR
- a CDS encoding ABC transporter permease; this encodes MAYFARKIGLLLFALFVAITLNFFIPRMMPGDPAQDLIDKMQGIPLESLEAIRAAFGVDSTDPLLLQYGKYLLNLLKGDLGISISRFPTPVWRVLQVAVPWTVGLMGTATIISFFLGTVIGVGVAWKRNTKLASFTVGLFIFVRSFPYFWLGLLLIYFLAFRLPVFPLGNAYTPQLQRGTMEFYLSVLKHAILPALTIVISSMGAWILTMRNNMINVLAEDYITVAEAKGLPLSRIKTLYAAKNAILPSITGFAMSLGFVVGGGLLTEMVFAYPGVGLMLYQAVQSKDYPLMQAIFLFISVAVLVANFIADIAILILDPRVRDGGR
- a CDS encoding ABC transporter permease, with product MLRDTFSLFVENRKALFGLMILVFFSGVAIFAPLIAPYDPKTNKVDVLRIVDEEMGRTTTVEREQIDEFTERRVYTQSITTTYEKVTTKLPLNARPSGQHLLGTTKAGQDLFSQMVYGTRITLSVGLVTGLFTTVLALTLALVAGYFGGVVDDIISLFTNVFLVIPSLPLMIVIAAYITVKGVIPIVLILGLTSWPWPTRILRSQVVSLKNRDFVRVSRILGEKPLYIVFREILPNMISLVMASFFTSTMAAIMGEATLEFLGLGNVSIVSWGTILYWAQNSGALLSGAWWWFLPPGICIALIGTSFALMNFAIDEISNPKLRKR
- a CDS encoding ABC transporter ATP-binding protein, which gives rise to MERLEKTQLLQCKNLVAGYRIKSGFVHAVDDVSFDLDRGGFLGIAGESGCGKSTLAYAIMRLLKDNATIEGGSLLFKGIDLVGLSEEQMKKIRWVDISMAFQSAMNALNPVLSVGEQLTDVIHAHEEVTQSDARERAIEVLKLVDISTDRFNSYPHQLSGGMKQRVMIAMALILDPELIIMDEPTTALDVVVQRTIIEKIQELRKALGFSVIFITHDLSLLVEISDTLAIMYAGKIVEYGASESLFNRPLHPYTRGLMNSFPSLTGKIKRMGGIEGKPPDLLKPPEGCRFHPRCPQAMPICRESCPVLERIDDRHSVACFLHKGAEIL